Proteins co-encoded in one Halorussus vallis genomic window:
- a CDS encoding zinc ribbon domain-containing protein: protein MTEAPRIEAVGAYAPRFRISAEAFEEAWGQFHAAGVNSKAVPDADEDAVTMAYEAATRALGAAERAGEEVAFLAFASTTPPLAEEDLTVRLGGMLGVPADATRHVFTGSTRAGTRALEAAFSAGPWRARGDQKEVRDDQADAVGLVVAADCPRGELDSAEDHAAGTGAAAFVLSESGDAEVVSRAEYAAEYPGTRFRRAGGDAVEGLGVTSYDRQAFTEALAGAVTQFEGVGADLDAAAVQAPDGKLPYRAAGALGVETETIQRAATVHELGDTGAASVPLGLAKALAQGDRRVLAASFGSGAGADALLVEVAGDGVASELAIDGGDAVSYAEYLRKRGEVTSGPPSGGGAYVSVPSWRRSLDQRHRLVAGRCPECGALNFPPEGACNACKTLVEEYEDVRLTGEGTVEAATVISQGGAPPEFAEQQAQSGDFGVVVVALEGPDGDSASVPAQVVGPASESLDIGDRVETTMRRIYTQEGVTRYGFKVRPT from the coding sequence ATGACGGAAGCGCCCAGAATCGAGGCCGTCGGCGCGTACGCCCCTCGATTCCGTATCTCCGCCGAGGCGTTCGAGGAGGCGTGGGGGCAGTTCCACGCCGCGGGCGTGAACTCGAAGGCGGTGCCGGACGCCGACGAGGACGCCGTGACCATGGCCTACGAGGCCGCGACCCGCGCGCTCGGCGCCGCCGAGCGCGCGGGCGAGGAGGTCGCGTTCCTCGCGTTCGCCTCGACCACGCCCCCGCTCGCGGAGGAGGACCTGACCGTCCGCCTCGGCGGGATGCTGGGCGTCCCCGCGGACGCGACCCGGCACGTCTTCACCGGAAGCACGCGGGCCGGGACGCGGGCGCTCGAAGCGGCGTTCTCGGCCGGGCCGTGGCGCGCGAGGGGTGACCAGAAAGAAGTGCGCGACGACCAGGCCGACGCCGTCGGCCTGGTCGTCGCGGCCGACTGTCCCCGGGGCGAACTCGACAGCGCGGAGGACCACGCCGCCGGCACGGGCGCGGCCGCGTTCGTCCTCTCGGAGTCGGGCGACGCGGAGGTCGTCTCGCGGGCGGAGTACGCCGCCGAGTACCCTGGCACACGCTTCCGGCGGGCGGGCGGCGACGCGGTCGAAGGACTCGGGGTCACCAGCTACGACCGGCAGGCGTTCACCGAGGCGCTCGCCGGCGCCGTCACCCAGTTCGAGGGCGTCGGCGCCGACCTTGACGCCGCGGCGGTCCAGGCCCCCGACGGGAAACTCCCCTACCGGGCGGCGGGCGCGCTCGGGGTCGAAACCGAGACCATCCAGCGGGCGGCGACCGTCCACGAACTCGGCGACACCGGCGCGGCGAGCGTCCCGCTCGGACTGGCGAAAGCGCTGGCGCAGGGCGACCGGCGCGTGCTGGCGGCGTCGTTCGGCAGCGGCGCGGGCGCCGACGCCCTGCTGGTCGAGGTCGCGGGAGACGGCGTAGCGAGCGAACTCGCGATCGACGGCGGCGACGCCGTGAGCTACGCCGAGTACCTCCGCAAGCGCGGCGAGGTCACCTCGGGGCCGCCGTCGGGCGGCGGCGCGTACGTCAGCGTCCCGTCGTGGCGGCGGAGCCTCGACCAGCGCCACCGCTTGGTGGCCGGGCGGTGTCCCGAGTGCGGCGCACTCAACTTCCCGCCGGAGGGCGCGTGCAACGCCTGCAAGACCCTCGTCGAGGAGTACGAGGACGTGCGGTTGACCGGCGAGGGCACCGTCGAGGCGGCGACGGTCATCTCGCAGGGCGGCGCGCCCCCGGAATTCGCCGAACAGCAGGCCCAGTCGGGCGACTTCGGCGTCGTGGTTGTCGCGCTGGAGGGTCCCGACGGTGATTCCGCGAGCGTTCCCGCCCAGGTCGTCGGGCCGGCATCGGAGTCGCTGGACATCGGCGACCGCGTCGAGACGACGATGCGACGCATCTACACCCAGGAGGGCGTGACGCGGTACGGATTCAAGGTCAGGCCGACGTGA
- a CDS encoding 3-hydroxyacyl-CoA dehydrogenase family protein: protein MKVAVLGAGTMGHGIAQVSAMAGHDVTIRDIEAEFVEDGIDAIEENLRGGVEREKVTEDEMADALERISGTTDLAEAVSDADLVVEAVPEDMDLKKETFEEVEANAPGDAVIASNTSSMSVTEIVSALDDPSRGIGLHFFNPVHIMQLVEVVVGEQTGEETVAFATDFVDDIGKTAVEVQDAPGFASSRLGVALGVEAVRMVQEGVASPRDIDAAMELGYNHPMGPIELGDVVGLDVRLDILEHLREELGERFRPPQLLRKKVRAGKLGKKTGEGFYVWEDGEIVGTSGDWGDEE, encoded by the coding sequence ATGAAAGTCGCCGTACTAGGCGCCGGCACCATGGGTCACGGCATCGCCCAGGTCTCGGCGATGGCGGGCCACGACGTGACGATTCGGGACATAGAGGCCGAGTTCGTCGAGGACGGCATCGACGCCATCGAGGAGAACCTCCGGGGCGGCGTCGAGCGCGAGAAGGTCACCGAGGACGAGATGGCCGACGCGCTCGAACGCATCTCCGGAACGACGGACCTCGCGGAGGCCGTCTCGGATGCCGACCTCGTGGTCGAGGCGGTGCCCGAGGATATGGACCTCAAGAAGGAGACGTTCGAGGAAGTCGAGGCCAACGCCCCCGGCGACGCGGTCATCGCCTCCAACACCTCCTCGATGTCCGTGACGGAGATCGTCTCGGCGCTCGACGACCCGAGTCGGGGAATCGGCCTGCACTTCTTCAACCCGGTCCACATCATGCAACTCGTCGAGGTGGTCGTGGGCGAGCAGACCGGCGAAGAGACCGTCGCGTTCGCGACCGACTTCGTCGACGATATCGGCAAGACCGCCGTCGAGGTGCAAGACGCGCCGGGGTTCGCCTCTTCGCGGCTGGGCGTCGCGCTCGGCGTCGAGGCCGTCCGAATGGTCCAGGAGGGCGTCGCCAGTCCGCGGGACATCGACGCCGCGATGGAACTGGGGTACAACCACCCGATGGGTCCCATCGAGTTGGGCGACGTGGTCGGCCTGGACGTGCGCCTCGACATCCTCGAACACCTCCGCGAGGAACTGGGCGAGCGGTTCCGGCCGCCCCAACTCCTCCGGAAGAAGGTCCGGGCCGGAAAGCTCGGCAAGAAGACCGGCGAGGGGTTCTACGTCTGGGAGGACGGCGAAATCGTGGGAACCTCCGGCGACTGGGGTGACGAAGAATGA
- a CDS encoding enoyl-CoA hydratase/isomerase family protein has translation MSEDGEPADDQTDSAPGSPQAVGAECETVDVAVGDRVEGVATVTISRPDARNALNAQVRAELKDVLDAIEASDVRVVVLTGSEESGAFVAGADVNELRERGPFEQREASKRPRVYEYVDDLRQPVIGAINGHALGGGCELAQACDTRIAREDAKLGQPEINLGIMPGGGGTQRLPRLVGEGQAMRLILSGEIIDAAEAHDIGLVDEVREEDDFEDRVYELAGRMADKSPLALEFAKKAVKASSRTDLERGIEYEAELFAQLFASEDKNEGIDAFFEDRDPEWQGK, from the coding sequence ATGAGCGAGGACGGCGAACCGGCCGACGACCAAACCGACTCCGCGCCGGGGAGTCCCCAGGCGGTTGGCGCGGAGTGCGAAACCGTCGATGTCGCGGTCGGCGACCGGGTAGAGGGCGTCGCCACCGTCACCATCTCGCGACCCGACGCCCGGAACGCCCTGAACGCCCAGGTCCGCGCGGAACTCAAGGACGTGCTGGACGCCATCGAAGCGAGTGACGTACGCGTGGTCGTCCTCACCGGTTCGGAGGAGTCCGGCGCGTTCGTCGCGGGCGCCGACGTGAACGAACTCCGCGAGCGCGGCCCCTTCGAACAGCGCGAAGCGAGCAAGCGCCCGCGAGTCTACGAGTACGTCGACGACCTCCGACAGCCAGTCATCGGTGCCATCAACGGCCACGCGCTCGGCGGAGGTTGCGAACTCGCCCAGGCCTGCGACACCCGCATCGCCCGCGAGGACGCCAAACTCGGCCAGCCCGAGATCAACCTGGGAATCATGCCGGGCGGCGGCGGCACCCAGCGACTCCCCCGACTCGTCGGGGAGGGCCAGGCGATGCGGCTGATACTGTCGGGCGAGATCATCGACGCCGCGGAGGCTCACGACATCGGCCTCGTCGACGAGGTCCGCGAGGAGGACGACTTCGAAGACCGGGTCTACGAACTCGCGGGCCGGATGGCCGACAAGAGCCCGCTCGCGCTGGAGTTCGCCAAGAAGGCGGTGAAGGCGAGCAGCCGAACCGACCTCGAACGCGGCATCGAGTACGAGGCCGAACTGTTCGCCCAGTTGTTCGCCTCGGAGGATAAGAACGAGGGCATCGACGCCTTCTTCGAGGACCGCGACCCCGAGTGGCAAGGTAAGTAG
- a CDS encoding helix-turn-helix transcriptional regulator, which translates to MSDENDSDDGETIRTIGKRWTLLDRLAAGPTSKRDLRDDLEVSRSTVYKAVRELESAGLVEETDAGPRLTLVGRLLTERYRSFVELVDDVRRYEPLLSVLPPNAPMTTDALQGADLVLTERHAPNLPVSRIEELVRGVDRAWALAPVALPRYVDLFYEEILSGMTAEIVLERPVVEYLETDFPDQFSEAAATGRLSVYGTDETLPFGLILVDRDGEADGVGVGAADAVGLIVYTQGGELRGVAVNDAPAALEWGRDTYERYAATAERIELE; encoded by the coding sequence ATGAGCGACGAGAACGACTCCGACGACGGCGAGACGATACGGACGATAGGAAAGCGCTGGACGCTCCTCGACCGACTGGCGGCCGGCCCGACCAGCAAGCGCGACCTGCGCGACGACCTGGAGGTTTCGCGCTCGACGGTGTACAAGGCGGTCCGCGAACTCGAATCGGCGGGGCTGGTCGAGGAGACTGACGCCGGCCCGCGTCTCACGCTGGTCGGACGACTGCTCACCGAGCGCTACCGGTCGTTCGTCGAACTGGTCGACGACGTGCGCCGGTACGAACCTCTGCTGTCGGTGCTCCCGCCGAACGCGCCCATGACGACCGACGCCCTCCAGGGGGCCGACCTCGTGCTCACGGAACGGCACGCACCGAATCTCCCGGTGAGTCGCATCGAGGAACTGGTCAGGGGCGTGGACCGGGCGTGGGCGCTCGCGCCCGTCGCGCTCCCCCGGTACGTCGACCTCTTCTACGAGGAGATTCTCTCGGGGATGACCGCCGAAATCGTCCTCGAACGCCCGGTGGTCGAGTACCTGGAAACCGACTTTCCGGACCAGTTCTCCGAGGCGGCCGCGACCGGCCGCCTCTCGGTCTACGGGACCGACGAGACGCTACCGTTCGGACTGATACTGGTCGACCGGGACGGCGAGGCCGACGGCGTCGGCGTTGGCGCCGCCGACGCCGTCGGCCTCATCGTCTACACCCAGGGGGGCGAACTCCGGGGCGTCGCCGTCAACGACGCGCCGGCGGCGCTCGAATGGGGACGGGACACCTACGAGCGGTACGCCGCCACAGCGGAGCGCATCGAACTGGAGTAA
- a CDS encoding DUF7344 domain-containing protein codes for MIGNKDGRTAPRSPAPTTEEATEDLLSTLAHPIRRCALSALESETGRIAVTDLARRIDDRTPSGASTGGDESERLALALHHNHLPRLSAVGLIEYDADRNVVTGTDEALLGACLDAVERFEP; via the coding sequence ATGATCGGAAACAAAGACGGACGAACCGCACCGCGCTCGCCCGCACCGACGACCGAGGAGGCCACGGAAGACCTGCTGTCGACGCTCGCGCATCCGATTCGACGGTGCGCGTTGTCGGCGCTCGAATCCGAGACGGGACGGATCGCCGTCACGGACCTCGCTCGGCGAATCGACGACCGAACCCCCAGCGGCGCTTCTACGGGCGGAGACGAGAGCGAACGCCTGGCTCTCGCGCTCCACCACAATCACCTGCCCCGGCTCTCGGCCGTCGGACTGATAGAATACGACGCCGACCGAAACGTCGTCACCGGGACCGACGAGGCGCTCCTCGGCGCGTGCCTCGACGCGGTGGAGCGATTCGAACCGTAA
- a CDS encoding DUF2391 family protein, which translates to MTERDGSRRPESESGFAATPGRNPDSDAAAISGPESRADAESASDESPGMDDLFEELEALAETVDTPAERRQVRETMRVAREVERPSAFGRVIRGFDRHDAAEALVGSVLVGVPMATEGGTYEIGTFLASNPLALGVTLVATVAVVVGVLYVADIQQVEIHRPYFGVVPRRLLGVTVISFLTAVGMLTVWGRVDWADPWLAVCHSSVAFAPMAVGAALGDILPGS; encoded by the coding sequence ATGACCGAGCGCGACGGTTCTCGCCGCCCCGAATCCGAGTCCGGTTTCGCGGCGACCCCCGGCCGCAACCCCGATTCCGATGCCGCGGCGATATCCGGCCCCGAATCCCGGGCCGACGCCGAGTCGGCGTCGGACGAATCGCCCGGTATGGACGACCTGTTCGAGGAACTCGAGGCGCTGGCGGAGACGGTCGACACGCCCGCCGAGCGCCGGCAGGTCCGCGAGACGATGCGGGTCGCCCGCGAGGTCGAGCGACCGAGCGCGTTCGGCCGGGTCATCCGAGGGTTCGACCGTCACGACGCCGCCGAGGCGCTGGTCGGGAGCGTCCTCGTCGGCGTCCCCATGGCGACAGAGGGCGGCACCTACGAGATCGGGACGTTCCTCGCGTCCAACCCGCTCGCGCTCGGTGTCACGCTCGTCGCCACCGTCGCGGTGGTCGTGGGCGTGCTCTACGTCGCCGACATACAGCAGGTCGAGATACACCGCCCGTACTTCGGGGTCGTCCCCCGGCGACTGCTCGGCGTGACCGTCATCTCGTTTCTCACCGCGGTCGGGATGCTGACGGTCTGGGGCCGGGTCGACTGGGCCGACCCCTGGCTGGCGGTCTGCCACTCGTCGGTGGCGTTCGCGCCGATGGCCGTCGGGGCGGCGCTGGGCGACATCCTCCCTGGGTCGTGA
- a CDS encoding RNA-binding protein, protein MAEIPFHYVDLRTFCYATEDDKRVEQALRTFLPEEFEVERTESEGHHGDRIVVFSARVERADEMRHVLSKLADLPDVESVLDELDDRVDDNCSLFLRLDKQAAYRGQVALGEGITLRAKVEAYPAKKEKAVENARETLSELR, encoded by the coding sequence ATGGCCGAGATTCCGTTTCACTACGTGGACCTGCGGACGTTCTGCTACGCCACCGAGGACGACAAGCGCGTTGAGCAGGCGCTTCGAACCTTCCTTCCGGAGGAGTTCGAAGTCGAGCGCACCGAGAGCGAGGGCCACCACGGCGACCGCATCGTCGTCTTCTCCGCGCGGGTCGAACGCGCCGACGAGATGCGCCACGTCCTCTCGAAACTCGCCGACCTCCCCGACGTCGAGTCGGTGCTCGACGAACTCGACGACCGCGTCGACGACAACTGCTCGCTGTTCCTGCGCCTGGACAAGCAGGCGGCCTACCGGGGCCAGGTCGCGCTCGGCGAGGGCATCACGCTCCGCGCGAAGGTCGAAGCCTACCCCGCCAAGAAGGAGAAGGCGGTCGAGAACGCGCGCGAGACGCTCTCGGAACTGCGCTGA
- a CDS encoding DUF1918 domain-containing protein, with protein sequence MSFEEDDRVILHDEHSEYDGEEGTVTQVMENMFGDATYSVSFEDGQETGIPEDSLEAAEDEE encoded by the coding sequence ATGAGCTTCGAGGAAGACGACCGCGTCATCCTGCACGACGAGCACAGCGAGTACGACGGCGAGGAGGGGACGGTTACCCAGGTCATGGAGAACATGTTCGGCGACGCCACCTACTCCGTCAGCTTCGAGGACGGTCAGGAAACCGGCATCCCCGAGGATTCGCTCGAGGCCGCCGAAGACGAGGAGTAG
- a CDS encoding NUDIX domain-containing protein: MTTLDDLWYLATRAEQQAERTYHRLADDHGDFLDRTHVDRVSRPRFRTLAERVRETGAPYGAHSVVHRPSGELLLVWHEGVEMWVVPGGGVRPEESLREAAERELREEAGVEATFDGLAMAIRVVVECADYSTWGVLPLFEARTEAAVAPTVADPDGEITDAGWFAELPENTRDREDLLAWREHVVG, from the coding sequence ATGACGACGCTCGACGACCTCTGGTATCTCGCGACGCGGGCCGAACAGCAGGCCGAGCGGACCTACCACCGGTTGGCCGACGACCACGGCGACTTCCTCGACCGGACGCACGTCGACCGCGTCTCACGGCCCCGGTTCCGGACGCTCGCCGAGCGAGTGCGCGAAACCGGCGCGCCCTACGGCGCCCACTCCGTCGTCCACCGGCCGTCGGGCGAACTCCTGCTCGTCTGGCACGAGGGCGTCGAAATGTGGGTCGTCCCCGGCGGCGGCGTCCGACCCGAGGAGTCGCTGCGGGAGGCCGCCGAGCGGGAACTCCGGGAGGAGGCGGGCGTCGAGGCGACCTTCGACGGCCTGGCGATGGCGATTCGGGTCGTCGTCGAGTGCGCGGACTACTCGACGTGGGGCGTCCTCCCGCTGTTCGAGGCCCGGACCGAGGCGGCCGTCGCGCCGACCGTCGCCGACCCCGACGGCGAGATAACCGACGCCGGGTGGTTCGCGGAACTCCCGGAGAACACCCGGGACCGGGAGGACCTGTTGGCGTGGCGAGAGCACGTCGTGGGGTAA
- a CDS encoding HalOD1 output domain-containing protein: protein MDESIHLSADIDVTHDESSGVYRATYARDCDESLSTVVVSIVAAIAEVDPLDLEPLRNHLDPDALDDLFTPTHSGCERPAGEVRFPFAGHRVSVSANGDIEIRPQE from the coding sequence ATGGACGAAAGTATTCATCTCTCGGCCGACATCGACGTCACGCACGACGAATCGAGCGGTGTCTACAGGGCGACGTACGCCCGAGATTGTGACGAGTCGTTGAGTACCGTCGTCGTGAGTATCGTCGCCGCTATCGCCGAAGTCGATCCGCTCGACCTCGAACCGCTGCGAAACCACCTCGACCCGGACGCGCTAGACGACCTGTTCACGCCCACCCACAGCGGGTGCGAGCGTCCGGCGGGCGAGGTTCGATTTCCGTTCGCGGGCCATCGCGTCTCTGTCTCCGCGAACGGGGACATCGAGATTCGACCGCAGGAGTGA
- the pyrI gene encoding aspartate carbamoyltransferase regulatory subunit, translating into MSDHQLRVSKIRNGTVIDHVRAGQALNVLAILGIDGSKGEAVSVGMNVPSDRMRRKDIVKVEGKELSQNEVDVLSLIAPEATINIVREYEVVEKQQLERPDRVVGVLSCPNRNCITNADEPVETKFEVLDDGVRCEYCETIVREDLAAHISVE; encoded by the coding sequence ATGAGCGACCACCAACTCCGCGTGAGCAAGATCCGAAACGGCACCGTCATCGACCACGTCCGCGCCGGCCAGGCGCTCAACGTCCTGGCCATCCTCGGCATCGACGGGTCGAAGGGCGAGGCGGTCAGCGTCGGGATGAACGTCCCAAGCGACCGGATGCGCCGCAAGGACATCGTGAAGGTCGAGGGCAAGGAACTCAGCCAGAACGAGGTCGACGTGCTGTCGCTCATCGCGCCCGAGGCGACCATCAACATCGTCCGGGAGTACGAGGTGGTCGAGAAGCAGCAACTCGAACGCCCCGACCGCGTCGTCGGCGTGCTGTCGTGTCCGAACCGCAACTGCATCACGAACGCCGACGAACCGGTCGAGACGAAGTTCGAGGTGCTCGACGACGGCGTTCGCTGCGAGTACTGCGAAACCATCGTCCGCGAGGACCTCGCGGCCCACATCAGCGTCGAGTAG
- the pyrB gene encoding aspartate carbamoyltransferase, with translation MRHDHLITAKQLSRPDIEEVLDRAAEIDADLGAFADRREDTVLGLMFYEPSTRTKMSFETAIKRLGGDAVDMGPVDSSSVKKGESLADTARVIEGYADALVLRHPSQGAAKMVSEFVDVPLLNAGDGAGHHPTQTLLDLYTIRESSGLDGLNIGIMGDLKYGRTVHSLAHALTNFDAQQHFVSPESLKLPRSVRYDLHERGANVREHTDLDEVLPSLDVLYVTRIQRERFPDENEYHAIAGEYGIDLETLEDAKDDLTVMHPLPRVDEIASEVDDTAYAKYFEQAHNGVPVRMALLDLMLEQEEDR, from the coding sequence ATGCGGCACGACCACCTCATTACCGCAAAACAACTCTCTCGACCCGACATCGAGGAGGTCCTCGACCGCGCGGCCGAGATCGACGCCGACCTCGGCGCGTTCGCCGACCGTCGCGAGGACACGGTGCTCGGACTGATGTTCTACGAGCCGAGCACGCGCACGAAGATGAGCTTCGAGACGGCCATCAAGCGCCTCGGCGGCGACGCCGTGGACATGGGTCCCGTCGACTCCTCGTCGGTGAAGAAGGGCGAGAGCCTCGCCGACACCGCCCGGGTCATCGAGGGGTACGCCGACGCTCTGGTGTTGCGCCACCCCAGTCAGGGCGCGGCCAAGATGGTCAGCGAGTTCGTCGACGTGCCCCTCCTGAACGCGGGCGATGGGGCGGGCCACCACCCGACCCAGACCCTGCTCGACCTCTACACCATCCGTGAGTCGTCGGGTCTCGACGGACTGAACATCGGCATCATGGGCGACCTGAAGTACGGCCGGACGGTCCACTCGCTCGCCCACGCGCTGACCAACTTCGACGCCCAGCAGCACTTCGTCAGCCCCGAGAGCCTGAAGCTCCCCCGGAGCGTCCGCTACGACCTCCACGAGCGCGGCGCGAACGTCCGCGAGCACACAGACCTCGACGAGGTGCTCCCGTCGCTCGACGTGCTCTACGTCACGCGCATCCAGCGCGAGCGCTTCCCCGACGAGAACGAGTACCACGCCATCGCGGGCGAGTACGGCATCGACCTCGAAACCCTGGAGGACGCGAAGGACGACCTGACCGTGATGCACCCGCTCCCGCGGGTCGACGAGATCGCCTCCGAGGTGGACGACACCGCCTACGCGAAGTACTTCGAACAGGCCCACAACGGCGTCCCCGTCCGGATGGCGCTGCTCGACCTGATGCTGGAGCAGGAGGAAGACCGATGA
- a CDS encoding cytochrome P450 produces MSSSPPGPKGEPLFGSSRRYARDPFRFLSACEQAYGDVVRFDLGPLDTYLLTDPADVERVLVSEAEKFRKPDFQDDALGDLLGKGLLLSEGQTWRDQRELANPAFRASRLTGFADDIVAHSDDLLAGWSDGAEVDVELDMTQVTLAVIVDLMLGTDLDDRRVRTIREALEPLGARFEPDPVRFAAPQWLPMPGDGEYADAVETMEGVIDDIVAERRGTHGDATTDEGPDDLLSILLRAQDRGEQSDRMIRDEVMTMLLAGHDTTALTLTYAWYLLSQHPEVERRVHEEVDAVLGDDPPTMADVGNLDLVGRVVDESMRLYPPVYTMFREPKGPVELGGYRIPEDAAVMLSQWAIHRSERYWDAPDEFDPDRWSREVDRPRFAYFPFGGGPRHCIGKHLATLEAKLILARTAQRYRLEYARERDPELRPTLTMHPRDGMPMRVHER; encoded by the coding sequence ATGAGTTCCTCACCGCCCGGCCCGAAGGGCGAGCCGTTGTTCGGTAGCAGTCGCCGGTACGCCCGCGACCCGTTTCGCTTCCTGTCTGCCTGCGAACAGGCGTACGGGGACGTCGTCCGATTCGACCTCGGGCCGCTCGACACCTACCTCCTGACCGACCCCGCCGACGTCGAGCGGGTGCTGGTTTCGGAGGCCGAGAAGTTCCGCAAGCCCGACTTCCAGGACGACGCGCTCGGCGACCTGCTCGGCAAGGGCCTCCTGCTCAGCGAGGGCCAGACCTGGCGCGACCAGCGCGAACTCGCCAATCCGGCGTTCCGGGCGAGTCGGCTGACGGGGTTCGCCGACGACATCGTCGCCCACAGCGACGACCTGCTGGCCGGCTGGTCGGACGGCGCGGAGGTCGACGTCGAACTGGACATGACCCAGGTGACGCTCGCGGTCATCGTCGACCTGATGCTGGGCACCGACCTCGACGACCGGCGGGTCCGGACCATCCGCGAGGCGCTGGAACCGCTGGGTGCCCGGTTCGAACCCGACCCCGTCCGGTTCGCCGCACCGCAGTGGCTCCCGATGCCCGGTGACGGCGAGTACGCCGACGCGGTCGAGACGATGGAGGGCGTCATCGACGACATCGTCGCCGAACGCCGGGGCACCCACGGCGACGCGACGACCGACGAGGGGCCGGACGACCTGCTGTCGATTCTGCTCCGGGCGCAGGACCGCGGCGAGCAGTCCGACCGCATGATCCGCGACGAGGTGATGACGATGCTGCTGGCGGGCCACGACACCACCGCGCTCACCCTGACCTACGCGTGGTATCTGCTCTCGCAGCACCCCGAGGTCGAACGACGGGTCCACGAGGAGGTCGACGCGGTGCTCGGCGACGACCCGCCGACGATGGCCGACGTCGGGAACCTCGACCTCGTCGGGCGGGTCGTCGACGAGTCGATGCGGCTCTACCCGCCGGTGTACACGATGTTCCGCGAGCCGAAGGGCCCTGTGGAACTAGGCGGATACCGGATTCCGGAGGACGCCGCGGTCATGCTCTCGCAGTGGGCGATCCACCGCTCGGAGCGGTACTGGGACGCCCCCGACGAGTTCGACCCCGACCGGTGGTCGCGCGAGGTCGACCGGCCGCGGTTCGCGTACTTCCCGTTCGGCGGGGGGCCGCGCCACTGCATCGGCAAACACCTCGCCACATTGGAGGCGAAACTCATCCTCGCCCGGACCGCCCAGCGGTACCGCCTCGAGTACGCCCGAGAGCGCGACCCGGAACTCAGGCCGACCCTGACGATGCACCCCAGGGACGGGATGCCGATGCGGGTCCACGAGCGGTGA
- the cutA gene encoding divalent-cation tolerance protein CutA — MPTAYITAPPDAAGNIAELLVEERLAACVNRFPCVSVYRWDDEIQRDDEVVLLAKTTEEAYDRLAERVEEVHPYDVPCIERFEETDLLASFAEWRAEAVE, encoded by the coding sequence GTGCCGACTGCCTACATCACCGCCCCGCCAGACGCCGCGGGGAACATCGCCGAGTTGCTGGTCGAGGAACGCCTCGCGGCCTGCGTCAACCGTTTCCCCTGCGTCTCGGTCTACCGGTGGGACGACGAGATTCAGCGCGACGACGAGGTGGTCCTGCTGGCGAAGACGACCGAGGAGGCGTACGACCGCCTCGCAGAACGAGTCGAGGAGGTCCACCCTTACGACGTACCGTGCATCGAGCGGTTCGAGGAGACGGACCTGCTGGCGTCGTTCGCCGAGTGGCGCGCGGAGGCGGTCGAGTGA
- a CDS encoding phosphoglycolate phosphatase, with protein sequence MVPPLVLDIDGTLTRPDDSIDPRFFDVLPRWEAPVVVATGKAFPYPVALCHFMYVEQNVIAENGGIVLARDEVTKNADGEAARRVAEEYVAAGYDLGWGKSDLTNRWRETEIAVARDQPLAPLEELADEHGLEVVDTGYAYHVKSAGIGKGQGLKSVARLLDRDPAEFVAVGDSENDVSTFGVAGESYAVANADEKAKRAADVVLERSYSDGTLAVLDELRARS encoded by the coding sequence ATGGTTCCGCCGCTCGTCCTCGACATCGACGGCACGCTCACCCGGCCCGACGACTCCATCGACCCGCGCTTCTTCGACGTGCTCCCCCGGTGGGAGGCGCCGGTCGTCGTGGCGACCGGCAAGGCGTTCCCCTACCCGGTCGCGCTCTGTCACTTCATGTACGTCGAGCAGAACGTCATCGCCGAGAACGGCGGCATCGTCTTGGCGCGCGACGAGGTGACGAAGAACGCCGACGGCGAGGCGGCCCGCCGGGTCGCCGAGGAGTACGTCGCGGCGGGCTACGACCTCGGCTGGGGAAAGAGCGACCTGACCAACCGCTGGCGCGAAACCGAAATCGCGGTCGCCCGCGACCAACCGCTCGCCCCGCTCGAAGAACTGGCCGACGAGCACGGCCTGGAGGTCGTCGACACCGGCTACGCCTACCACGTCAAGTCGGCCGGCATCGGCAAGGGCCAGGGGCTGAAGTCGGTCGCGCGACTGCTCGACCGGGACCCCGCGGAGTTCGTCGCCGTCGGCGACTCGGAGAACGACGTCTCGACGTTCGGCGTCGCCGGGGAGTCCTACGCGGTGGCGAACGCCGACGAGAAGGCCAAGCGCGCCGCCGACGTGGTGCTGGAGCGGTCGTACTCCGACGGGACGCTCGCGGTGCTGGACGAACTCCGAGCGCGGAGTTAA